Proteins encoded together in one Rubripirellula reticaptiva window:
- a CDS encoding helix-hairpin-helix domain-containing protein: MSCPAEESQALLAVKGIGPTVVDRLEQIGISLLRDLRQCFVDEITVSVATKMGTTWWRNSPQAKQAIQNAIDDAQNSE; this comes from the coding sequence ATGAGTTGTCCAGCCGAAGAAAGTCAGGCTCTCTTGGCCGTCAAAGGCATTGGTCCGACGGTGGTGGATCGGCTCGAGCAGATCGGCATTTCATTGCTACGAGATTTGCGGCAATGCTTTGTCGACGAGATCACGGTGTCAGTGGCAACGAAGATGGGCACAACGTGGTGGAGGAACAGCCCGCAAGCGAAGCAGGCGATTCAGAATGCGATTGACGATGCACAGAATTCAGAATGA
- a CDS encoding LacI family DNA-binding transcriptional regulator — translation MTTTLSQVAEQAGVSVSVASRSLNGHAKAYRISDETATRVKEAADMLGFRPSQTARSLRLKKTGLVGVVVPDLSNPFFASISQSIALSAEAEGYSVIVADSREQTEHEIRLLQQLEDRQVEALVVCPVGTESKHLQQINERGTPVVLADRTFPDCELLQVTSEHRVGAVTATRLLTTKGHRVIGVLQGLPGTLPNEQRLSGHAEALAEIGISFDQSLVMGNNFTETSGFESAMQLLADRPDVTALFAFSTPNAMGALRAAIKSERHVPQDLSVVAFDDSPYADLMNVPLTTVCQDVDGIGQLAADLVLRALTNSKGRKRKKRHDIKTQVIIRNSISSVKD, via the coding sequence ATGACGACGACCCTTAGTCAAGTAGCCGAACAGGCCGGTGTCAGCGTTTCGGTAGCATCACGATCGCTGAACGGCCATGCGAAGGCATACCGAATCAGCGATGAAACGGCGACGCGAGTGAAAGAGGCGGCCGACATGTTGGGGTTTCGCCCCAGCCAAACGGCGCGGTCACTTCGGCTAAAGAAAACTGGACTGGTAGGAGTTGTGGTGCCGGACCTGTCGAATCCCTTCTTTGCTTCAATATCACAGTCGATTGCGCTGTCGGCAGAGGCCGAGGGCTACAGCGTCATCGTTGCCGACAGCCGCGAACAAACGGAACACGAAATTCGGTTGCTGCAGCAACTCGAAGACCGACAGGTTGAGGCACTTGTCGTTTGCCCAGTGGGAACTGAGAGCAAACATTTACAACAAATCAACGAACGGGGTACACCAGTTGTTCTGGCCGATCGTACGTTTCCCGATTGCGAATTACTGCAGGTCACTTCAGAGCATCGTGTGGGAGCCGTTACAGCAACACGCCTGCTGACGACGAAGGGGCACCGCGTGATTGGCGTGTTGCAGGGGTTACCCGGAACGCTGCCCAACGAGCAGCGGTTGAGCGGTCATGCGGAAGCACTCGCGGAGATTGGGATTTCGTTTGATCAATCTTTAGTGATGGGAAACAACTTTACCGAAACATCCGGTTTCGAATCCGCCATGCAATTGCTCGCTGACCGACCAGACGTAACGGCCTTGTTTGCTTTCAGCACACCGAACGCAATGGGTGCACTGCGCGCCGCAATCAAATCGGAACGCCACGTTCCGCAAGACCTGTCGGTTGTTGCGTTTGATGATTCTCCGTATGCGGATTTGATGAACGTACCGCTAACGACCGTTTGCCAGGATGTTGATGGCATCGGTCAGCTTGCTGCCGACTTGGTTCTGCGTGCCTTAACGAATTCCAAAGGCAGGAAGCGAAAAAAACGACACGATATCAAGACACAAGTCATTATTCGAAACTCCATTTCTAGCGTGAAAGATTGA
- a CDS encoding nucleoside hydrolase, with product MKLFTLIAGCILATTAVAAEGEFRPVPLIFDTDIGNDCDDVLAMGVIHSLQTRGECELLAVTITKDHELAAPFTDVVNTFYGRGDIPIGVCRSGVTPEPGKFNVLAAKQDDGKDRYAHDLRSGKDAPDAVAVLRETLAGQEDGSVVIAQVGFSTNLANLLLSTADKHSDLNGMQLVKKKVKLLSVMAGAFRQIANEKGQLYDHKEYNIVKDIPAAKALVQDWPTPIIWSGFEIGKNLTYPHESILQDYRYVPHHPLPEAYTLYIPPPHDRPTWDLTSVLQAVRPDHGYFDLSAAGRVQVADDGLTTFEESTGGRDRYLILKDEQKGRAREALVQLSSQPPAGHAAGSGN from the coding sequence ATGAAACTATTTACCCTGATTGCCGGCTGCATTCTCGCAACAACGGCTGTCGCCGCCGAAGGCGAATTCCGTCCCGTTCCCCTGATTTTCGACACGGACATTGGCAACGACTGCGATGACGTGCTCGCCATGGGCGTCATCCATTCACTGCAGACACGTGGCGAGTGCGAGCTGCTGGCGGTCACGATCACGAAGGATCATGAACTTGCGGCTCCGTTCACGGACGTCGTCAATACGTTTTACGGACGAGGCGACATTCCAATCGGCGTATGCCGCAGCGGCGTCACGCCCGAACCCGGGAAATTCAACGTTTTGGCAGCCAAGCAAGATGACGGAAAGGACCGCTACGCACACGACTTGCGCAGCGGCAAAGACGCCCCTGATGCGGTTGCGGTACTGCGAGAAACACTGGCCGGTCAAGAAGACGGCAGCGTGGTGATTGCTCAAGTTGGTTTCTCGACAAACTTGGCAAACTTGCTTCTGTCGACCGCTGATAAACACAGCGATTTGAACGGCATGCAACTGGTAAAGAAGAAGGTCAAATTGCTGTCGGTCATGGCAGGCGCGTTCCGGCAAATCGCCAACGAGAAAGGTCAGTTGTACGATCACAAGGAATACAACATCGTCAAAGACATCCCAGCAGCGAAAGCTTTGGTGCAAGATTGGCCAACGCCGATTATCTGGAGCGGGTTTGAGATCGGCAAGAATCTGACGTATCCGCACGAAAGCATCTTGCAGGACTACCGATACGTGCCGCATCATCCGCTGCCCGAGGCCTACACGCTCTACATTCCTCCGCCACACGATCGCCCGACCTGGGATTTGACGTCGGTGTTGCAGGCCGTTCGTCCCGACCATGGGTACTTCGACCTATCGGCGGCGGGACGTGTGCAGGTCGCCGACGATGGGCTGACCACGTTTGAAGAATCGACAGGCGGTCGTGATCGGTACTTGATCTTGAAAGACGAACAAAAGGGTCGGGCTCGCGAAGCACTGGTGCAACTTTCCAGCCAGCCTCCGGCAGGCCACGCAGCAGGGTCCGGCAATTGA
- the rbsK gene encoding ribokinase, which produces MKSENESTPAPRIVVCGSINMDLVVCCQEMPKPGQTITAESASEICGGKGANQAVGAAMVGGQVRMIGRVGSDAFADRLHANLAKHNVDCSTVATTADCTSGLAVITVESSGQNSILVVPGANGKVSVSDVQDHREVIACADVLMLQLEIPTPSVIAAIRIAKQYNVRCILDPAPVARDWTDELLDVDLVCPNETEAAAITGIEINTIEDARSAALQLQSRGAKNVAVTMGEKGTVLLDGETFHHVAPTPIQPVDSTAAGDAFASALAVEWARTSNLLQATRFASIAGALAATKFGAQQSLANRIEIDALRIQTCHK; this is translated from the coding sequence TTGAAATCCGAAAACGAAAGCACACCCGCGCCGCGAATCGTCGTTTGCGGTTCAATCAACATGGACTTGGTCGTTTGCTGTCAGGAAATGCCGAAACCCGGGCAAACGATCACTGCCGAGTCGGCGTCTGAAATCTGTGGCGGCAAGGGTGCCAATCAGGCGGTCGGTGCTGCAATGGTCGGCGGACAGGTTCGCATGATCGGTCGTGTCGGCAGTGATGCGTTTGCCGATCGTCTGCATGCCAATCTTGCCAAGCATAACGTTGACTGTAGTACGGTTGCGACAACGGCCGATTGCACCAGCGGACTGGCAGTCATCACAGTAGAGAGTTCGGGCCAAAATTCGATCTTGGTGGTTCCAGGTGCCAACGGAAAGGTCTCGGTATCTGACGTACAGGATCATCGCGAGGTGATCGCGTGCGCCGACGTGTTGATGTTGCAGTTAGAGATTCCGACACCAAGCGTGATCGCTGCGATTCGGATCGCCAAACAATATAATGTGCGATGCATCCTCGATCCCGCGCCGGTCGCTAGGGACTGGACGGACGAATTGCTTGATGTCGATCTGGTCTGCCCCAACGAAACCGAGGCAGCGGCTATCACGGGAATCGAGATCAACACAATCGAAGATGCCCGATCAGCAGCACTGCAACTGCAATCACGTGGCGCAAAGAACGTCGCCGTGACGATGGGCGAGAAAGGTACCGTGTTGCTTGATGGGGAAACGTTTCATCACGTCGCACCGACGCCCATCCAGCCCGTGGACAGCACAGCGGCGGGCGATGCTTTCGCGAGTGCCCTCGCCGTTGAGTGGGCGCGCACGTCAAACTTATTGCAGGCGACTCGGTTCGCCAGCATTGCAGGAGCGTTGGCGGCCACAAAGTTTGGCGCCCAGCAAAGTCTTGCCAACCGAATTGAAATCGATGCCTTAAGGATTCAAACATGCCACAAATAA
- a CDS encoding sugar ABC transporter substrate-binding protein translates to MPQISQLSIAAGLTCFCLLSGCKGSATTDAPNSDSSTKPKVALIMKSLANEFFSTMASGAEMHQQDSGEYELVVNGIKDERDVSRQVALVQEMVASNVDAIVIAPAESQALIPSLRRAIKAGIIVVNIDNKLDAEMLSKEGLQIPFVGPDNRAGARAVGDYLATQLAKSDSVAILEGLQTSENGRARKAGFEDAMNAAGVTIVDSQSAEWEMSKANEIASSMLSEHTEIKAILAANDSMALGAIAAARSVGRSDDLLIVGFDNIAAVQTAIRDGKVLATADQHGDQLAVYGIETALKLIEDKTTAVVDVETPVDLVIKETLVAKENLDAK, encoded by the coding sequence ATGCCACAAATAAGTCAACTATCGATCGCCGCAGGACTGACCTGTTTCTGCTTGTTAAGCGGTTGCAAAGGATCGGCAACCACAGACGCGCCGAACTCGGATTCATCAACGAAACCAAAAGTTGCGTTGATCATGAAGTCGCTCGCAAACGAATTCTTTTCGACGATGGCCAGCGGCGCTGAAATGCACCAGCAGGACAGCGGAGAATACGAATTGGTCGTCAACGGGATCAAGGACGAACGAGATGTCAGTCGCCAAGTCGCTTTAGTGCAGGAAATGGTTGCCAGCAACGTCGATGCCATTGTCATTGCGCCAGCCGAGTCTCAGGCATTGATTCCGTCGCTCAGGCGTGCCATCAAGGCGGGCATCATCGTCGTCAACATCGACAACAAGCTGGATGCGGAAATGTTGTCCAAGGAAGGGCTGCAAATTCCGTTCGTTGGACCTGACAACCGAGCGGGAGCAAGAGCAGTTGGTGACTATTTGGCAACACAGCTTGCCAAAAGTGACTCGGTTGCAATTTTGGAAGGCCTGCAAACTTCCGAGAACGGTCGCGCACGCAAAGCCGGTTTTGAGGACGCAATGAACGCCGCCGGAGTTACGATCGTGGACAGTCAGTCGGCCGAGTGGGAGATGTCGAAGGCCAACGAGATTGCATCGTCGATGCTAAGTGAACATACGGAGATTAAGGCGATTCTTGCTGCCAACGACAGCATGGCGTTGGGCGCAATCGCGGCCGCCAGAAGTGTCGGTCGCAGTGACGACTTGCTGATTGTCGGCTTCGACAACATCGCCGCGGTGCAAACGGCGATTCGCGATGGCAAGGTGCTTGCCACGGCGGACCAGCACGGCGACCAGTTGGCAGTCTACGGAATCGAGACGGCATTGAAATTGATCGAAGACAAAACCACAGCGGTCGTTGATGTGGAAACACCAGTCGATTTGGTCATCAAAGAAACGCTAGTCGCCAAAGAAAACCTGGACGCGAAATGA
- a CDS encoding sugar ABC transporter ATP-binding protein has product MKPLFTVTDITKRFGSVTVLDGVSLNVRAGEIHALLGANGAGKSTLCKIIAGLLTRDGGAMSIANEKSNAADAYLPRDKQTAERAGMQIVQQELNQVSTLTVAENIFLTRMPSVLGVIRKRQLADRARQILDRFDLNDVATDAIMGTLGVGRQQMIEIATALDRQCRLLILDEPTAALGVRETERLFERLRALRDQGIGIIYISHRLDEVAELSDRITVLRDGKHVCTEETSSLTTDDMVNLMAGKSTGQRHSFHSYATGETAMHVSGITAGVVQDISFSVRHGERLGIAGLVGSGRTELLRAVFGADIAEQGTVQVGDRLATRFSHPRQAVTAGLAMVTEDRKQNGLLLRQPIRFNTSIGSLGKRFASLGVIRKQRERQAAEAMARKLETKCNNIDQLVATLSGGNQQKVAISKWLVRDAEVFLFDEPTRGIDVAARRQIYRLIESLAQAGKAIVIVSSDLDELLETCDRIGVISAGKWIADFQRGCWSSDQIMQAAFAGYRRAEAIA; this is encoded by the coding sequence ATGAAGCCGCTGTTCACTGTGACGGATATCACGAAACGATTTGGCAGCGTCACGGTGCTCGATGGTGTTTCGCTGAACGTGCGCGCCGGGGAAATCCATGCATTGCTTGGCGCTAACGGCGCGGGCAAGAGCACGCTGTGCAAAATCATTGCCGGATTGCTGACGCGCGATGGCGGGGCAATGTCGATCGCAAACGAGAAGTCAAACGCAGCCGACGCGTATCTTCCGCGCGATAAACAGACGGCCGAACGCGCCGGAATGCAAATCGTCCAGCAGGAACTCAATCAAGTTTCGACACTTACGGTTGCAGAAAACATCTTTCTGACGCGAATGCCAAGCGTTCTCGGTGTGATCCGCAAACGCCAACTTGCCGATCGGGCGAGACAAATTCTCGACCGCTTTGATTTGAACGATGTTGCAACCGACGCCATCATGGGCACGCTGGGTGTTGGCCGACAACAAATGATCGAAATCGCGACGGCTTTGGATCGCCAGTGTCGATTGCTGATCCTGGACGAACCGACGGCGGCTCTGGGTGTTCGCGAAACGGAGCGTCTGTTCGAGCGATTGAGAGCATTACGTGATCAAGGAATCGGCATCATCTACATCAGTCATCGGTTGGATGAAGTTGCCGAGCTATCGGATCGCATCACGGTATTGCGTGACGGCAAACACGTCTGCACCGAAGAAACGTCATCGCTGACCACCGACGACATGGTTAACCTGATGGCGGGGAAATCGACGGGCCAGCGGCACTCCTTTCATTCGTATGCGACAGGCGAAACGGCGATGCACGTCAGTGGCATCACGGCGGGTGTCGTCCAAGACATTTCATTTTCCGTGCGTCACGGCGAGCGGCTCGGGATCGCTGGTTTGGTCGGTTCAGGCCGCACCGAACTGTTGCGAGCTGTTTTTGGTGCCGACATAGCCGAGCAAGGAACCGTCCAAGTCGGCGATCGTCTGGCCACACGTTTTTCGCATCCCCGCCAAGCTGTCACGGCGGGGCTTGCGATGGTCACCGAAGATCGCAAGCAAAACGGCTTGCTACTGCGACAGCCGATCCGATTCAACACGTCGATTGGTTCGCTGGGCAAGCGGTTTGCATCGCTGGGAGTCATTCGCAAACAACGCGAACGACAGGCGGCAGAAGCGATGGCCCGCAAACTTGAAACGAAATGTAACAACATCGATCAACTGGTCGCCACGCTCAGTGGAGGCAACCAGCAAAAGGTCGCTATCTCCAAATGGTTGGTTCGCGACGCCGAAGTATTCCTTTTTGACGAGCCGACTCGAGGCATCGATGTCGCTGCGCGCCGGCAGATTTATCGACTGATCGAGTCGCTCGCCCAGGCAGGTAAAGCGATCGTCATCGTCAGTAGTGATCTAGACGAGTTGCTCGAAACGTGCGACCGAATCGGTGTCATTTCGGCCGGGAAATGGATCGCCGACTTTCAACGCGGCTGTTGGTCCTCGGATCAAATCATGCAGGCTGCATTCGCTGGTTACCGAAGGGCAGAGGCGATCGCATGA
- a CDS encoding ABC transporter permease produces the protein MITKQMKGTVLQYGGLLTALALLILVFSLRTDSFFQISTAKLIANQIPELTLLAVGMTLVLVIGQIDLSVGSVMALAGAVLGVLMAKHDWSLGPAILASLATAATCGWATGAISIWFRIPSFIVSLGMLQIARGATRRLLESKTLTIGSDVAVISEPLAGIGLSPAFLIAIVAVFAVQFLISSTVFGRYCVAIGTNAEAVRMSGIRTTPYAIAVFVISGLLCGLAGLAPTSLMEAADPGMGNGIELSAIAACVIGGTSLMGGRGNAISTFLGVLVIAVLQTGLSRMSVEDANKQIITGVVIIIAVLIDTVRRNWEKSEA, from the coding sequence ATGATCACGAAACAGATGAAGGGAACCGTATTGCAGTACGGTGGTTTGCTGACGGCACTTGCCCTGTTGATTTTGGTCTTCAGTTTGCGAACGGATAGTTTTTTTCAGATCAGCACGGCGAAGCTGATCGCCAACCAAATTCCTGAGTTGACGCTGTTGGCGGTCGGGATGACGCTGGTCTTGGTCATCGGGCAAATCGATCTGTCGGTCGGCAGTGTGATGGCGCTCGCCGGCGCCGTGCTGGGCGTATTGATGGCGAAGCACGATTGGTCGTTGGGGCCGGCGATCTTGGCAAGTTTAGCAACCGCTGCAACGTGCGGCTGGGCAACCGGAGCAATCTCGATTTGGTTTCGGATTCCGTCGTTCATCGTCTCGCTTGGCATGCTGCAGATCGCCCGCGGAGCCACCCGCCGATTACTCGAATCGAAAACATTGACGATCGGTTCCGACGTCGCGGTGATCAGCGAACCGCTGGCGGGGATTGGGCTGTCACCGGCGTTCTTGATCGCCATCGTTGCCGTTTTCGCCGTGCAATTCTTGATCAGCAGCACAGTGTTCGGTCGTTACTGTGTGGCCATCGGCACCAATGCGGAAGCCGTTCGCATGTCGGGAATCCGCACGACTCCGTACGCGATCGCAGTCTTTGTCATCAGCGGCCTGCTGTGCGGACTGGCTGGATTGGCCCCAACATCACTGATGGAAGCGGCCGATCCCGGCATGGGCAACGGCATCGAGTTATCCGCAATCGCAGCGTGCGTGATCGGCGGAACCAGCTTGATGGGAGGACGGGGAAACGCGATCAGCACGTTCCTCGGTGTGCTGGTCATCGCGGTGCTGCAAACGGGACTCAGCCGCATGTCGGTCGAGGACGCAAACAAACAAATCATTACCGGAGTCGTGATCATCATCGCCGTGTTGATCGACACCGTACGACGCAACTGGGAGAAATCAGAAGCATGA
- a CDS encoding nucleoside hydrolase: MKNQISVLCLTLWIPIIGWADAPAKIVFDTDIAGDVDDALALAMLHTLADRAECTIEAVTVSKTHPQNGPMVDAINTFYGRPDVPIGVTKGDYPRDSKYVGLADKRDNGAFRYSHDLLKSSDAPDAVKLLRQVLAGADSNSISIVSVGLAVNIADLLESPADEISPLPGDDLVRQKVKLLSIMAGAFNPVNENAHYLEANVRNHVGSMQRFVQQWPNEIPVVWSDFNIGIRAAYPRKSIARDFGYTKHHVIRESYLLYCGPEHDRPTWDLTSVLYAVRPNDGYFGLSPAGSVSVADDGFTEFTESESGRHRYLKMNNIQTVRVVEVQRTLVSQPPSTE; encoded by the coding sequence ATGAAGAATCAAATTTCCGTATTGTGCCTCACCCTTTGGATTCCGATCATCGGCTGGGCCGACGCCCCCGCAAAAATTGTGTTTGACACCGACATCGCCGGTGACGTCGACGATGCACTGGCACTAGCGATGTTGCACACCTTGGCCGACCGTGCCGAATGCACCATCGAGGCAGTGACGGTTTCAAAAACGCATCCGCAAAACGGACCGATGGTCGACGCGATCAATACGTTCTATGGTCGACCGGATGTTCCCATCGGTGTCACGAAAGGGGATTACCCGAGAGACAGCAAGTATGTCGGGCTGGCCGACAAAAGGGACAACGGTGCGTTTCGTTACTCCCACGATTTGCTAAAAAGTTCCGACGCGCCCGACGCAGTCAAGCTATTGCGACAAGTGCTGGCCGGTGCAGATTCGAATTCGATCTCGATCGTTTCCGTCGGGCTTGCCGTCAACATCGCCGATCTGCTGGAGTCACCTGCTGACGAGATCAGCCCGCTACCGGGCGACGATCTGGTTCGCCAAAAGGTCAAGCTGCTGTCCATCATGGCCGGAGCCTTTAACCCCGTGAACGAAAACGCCCATTACTTGGAAGCCAACGTCCGCAATCACGTCGGGTCGATGCAGCGTTTTGTCCAGCAGTGGCCAAACGAAATCCCCGTCGTTTGGAGCGACTTCAACATCGGCATTCGCGCTGCTTATCCAAGGAAGAGCATTGCCAGGGACTTTGGTTACACAAAGCATCATGTCATTCGCGAATCGTACTTGTTGTACTGCGGTCCCGAGCATGACCGTCCCACTTGGGATTTGACGAGCGTGCTCTACGCGGTTCGCCCAAACGATGGCTACTTTGGCCTGTCGCCAGCCGGATCAGTGTCTGTGGCCGATGACGGCTTCACTGAGTTCACGGAAAGCGAATCCGGACGTCATCGCTACTTGAAGATGAACAACATCCAAACCGTGCGAGTGGTCGAAGTTCAGCGGACTCTTGTCAGCCAACCACCATCCACGGAGTGA
- a CDS encoding nucleoside hydrolase: MMKVCLTVLLAFHCVVVANGQSSVKVIFDTDMDNDCDDAGALAVLHALADKGEAEILAVVTNRRGASTASAATCDVINTFYGRPDIPIGTDKDGAKFAWNKVSAYTPALRDEFPHDARADDEMPDALPLYRKTLADAADHSIVICSVGALSNLEDLVNSRGDRYSEFSGVELIMKKVRRTVIMGGEFPKSPKPETNIRLDIAAAVSVVNQWPGKILWQGYEVGAALHCGEPLKNVQRNNPIRRAFELRPFLDGFAIDRGKPAHDQAAVLLAVRGPEPSFWKVISGGRVIVDSDGHTEFRTDRDRHHQYVEIAGTPDRLTKVIDELMTTK; encoded by the coding sequence ATGATGAAAGTTTGCCTGACTGTCCTGTTAGCATTTCACTGCGTTGTGGTCGCGAACGGTCAATCATCAGTGAAGGTCATCTTTGACACTGACATGGACAACGATTGCGACGACGCCGGTGCGCTGGCCGTCCTTCATGCGCTTGCTGATAAAGGGGAGGCTGAGATTCTTGCGGTCGTGACGAATCGGCGAGGGGCCTCGACCGCATCGGCGGCTACCTGCGATGTGATCAACACCTTTTACGGTCGCCCCGACATTCCGATCGGCACTGACAAGGATGGAGCCAAGTTCGCTTGGAACAAAGTCAGCGCCTATACGCCTGCACTACGCGATGAGTTTCCGCACGATGCGCGTGCTGATGATGAAATGCCCGACGCCTTGCCGTTGTACCGCAAGACACTCGCCGACGCAGCCGATCACTCCATCGTGATTTGTAGTGTGGGCGCGTTGAGCAATCTGGAAGATCTCGTCAATTCTCGCGGCGACAGATACAGCGAATTCAGCGGTGTAGAGCTGATCATGAAGAAGGTTCGCCGCACCGTCATCATGGGTGGCGAGTTTCCGAAATCTCCTAAACCGGAAACGAACATTCGATTGGATATCGCAGCGGCAGTTTCAGTGGTCAATCAGTGGCCAGGGAAAATTCTCTGGCAAGGATACGAAGTCGGAGCGGCTTTGCATTGCGGAGAACCGCTAAAGAACGTCCAAAGAAACAACCCAATTCGACGAGCCTTTGAATTGCGACCGTTTCTTGATGGTTTTGCGATCGATCGAGGAAAGCCCGCGCATGACCAAGCCGCCGTTTTGCTGGCCGTTCGAGGCCCGGAGCCGTCGTTTTGGAAAGTGATCTCGGGTGGACGCGTGATTGTAGATTCTGACGGACACACGGAGTTCCGAACCGATCGAGACCGGCACCACCAGTACGTCGAGATTGCCGGTACTCCCGACCGGCTGACTAAGGTTATCGACGAATTGATGACAACGAAGTGA
- a CDS encoding arylsulfatase, which produces MTKHALPTIALLICLASAAIAEQPNVIVIMTDDQGYGEFSCHGNPITQTPNIDKIASEGVRLTDFHVAPMCTPTRGQLMTGLDAFRNGASNVSSGRTLLKTDVKTIANVFHDAGYRTGIFGKWHLGDNYPFRPEDRGFDEALWFPSSHINSVPDFWDNDYFDDTYIRNGQRKKYQGYCTDIFFDEAAAWMAQKDERPFFTYIALNAAHWPWFVPDKYREPIRQSIRENPEVVESLNKFQQEDLVSFLAMGANIDENVGKLDECLKQSDERDNTIVVFLTDNGSTMGQDYFNAGMRGKKTQLWEGGHRVPCFIRWPAGLIGPARDVAELSHVQDLLPTLADLASVAGVPNQLDGQSLAPILRGEKDSLSDRMLVINYSRMPGAKVNYTQKSPAIPRRNGAGVLWKHWRLLENRMLFDIVSDPHQDHDVAAEYPDVVAKMHAHLDQWWDGVKDDVMTPQRVVIGSAKENPMMLTACEWLDVFVDQQRQVRDAALKNGTWHLQVATTGTYRIELRRWPRESGLQLTDGLAETRVTDGVFVPGKPLPISSATLQVGDVTLKLNPQLDQESFITEVNLTEGPIEMRTSFLDSNENEICGAYYAYVERIR; this is translated from the coding sequence ATGACGAAACATGCTCTCCCGACAATCGCATTGCTGATTTGTTTGGCGTCAGCGGCAATTGCCGAGCAACCCAACGTGATCGTCATCATGACAGATGACCAAGGCTACGGCGAATTTTCCTGTCACGGGAATCCGATCACGCAGACACCGAACATTGACAAGATCGCCAGCGAAGGCGTTCGCTTGACGGATTTTCACGTCGCGCCAATGTGCACGCCGACGCGTGGCCAGTTGATGACCGGACTGGATGCATTTCGCAATGGTGCAAGTAACGTCAGCAGTGGTCGCACGCTTTTGAAAACGGACGTGAAAACGATCGCCAACGTTTTTCATGACGCAGGATACCGGACGGGCATCTTTGGCAAATGGCACCTTGGTGACAACTATCCGTTTCGGCCCGAGGACCGTGGCTTCGACGAAGCTCTCTGGTTTCCCTCATCACACATCAACAGCGTTCCCGACTTTTGGGACAACGATTACTTCGACGACACCTACATTCGCAACGGTCAGCGCAAGAAGTATCAAGGCTACTGCACCGACATCTTTTTCGACGAAGCCGCAGCGTGGATGGCGCAAAAAGACGAACGTCCGTTTTTTACTTACATTGCATTGAACGCGGCTCACTGGCCATGGTTTGTTCCGGACAAGTATCGAGAGCCAATTCGCCAATCGATCCGAGAGAATCCCGAAGTTGTCGAAAGCCTGAACAAATTTCAGCAGGAAGACCTGGTGAGCTTCCTCGCCATGGGTGCCAACATCGACGAGAACGTCGGCAAATTGGATGAGTGCCTGAAACAGTCCGACGAACGAGACAACACGATCGTCGTCTTTCTGACTGACAACGGCAGCACGATGGGGCAGGACTACTTCAACGCAGGGATGCGTGGCAAGAAGACTCAGCTCTGGGAAGGCGGGCACCGAGTCCCTTGTTTTATTCGCTGGCCGGCAGGTTTAATCGGACCGGCACGCGATGTCGCCGAGCTATCGCATGTCCAAGACTTATTGCCAACGCTTGCCGACTTGGCTAGCGTCGCTGGTGTGCCTAACCAACTCGATGGGCAGAGTCTGGCACCGATTCTGCGCGGTGAAAAAGACAGTCTGAGCGATCGGATGCTTGTCATCAATTACAGTCGCATGCCGGGCGCAAAAGTGAACTATACGCAAAAAAGCCCAGCGATTCCAAGACGCAATGGCGCGGGTGTTTTATGGAAACATTGGCGACTGCTTGAGAATCGCATGCTGTTCGACATTGTCAGTGATCCCCACCAGGACCATGACGTCGCTGCCGAATATCCTGATGTCGTCGCAAAAATGCATGCTCACTTGGATCAGTGGTGGGACGGTGTCAAAGATGACGTGATGACTCCTCAGCGCGTGGTCATCGGATCCGCCAAGGAAAATCCAATGATGCTGACTGCTTGTGAATGGCTGGATGTGTTCGTTGATCAGCAAAGACAAGTGCGAGATGCTGCGTTGAAGAACGGGACATGGCACTTGCAAGTCGCGACGACTGGAACCTACCGAATCGAACTGCGCCGGTGGCCTCGCGAGTCTGGACTGCAACTGACGGACGGCCTCGCAGAAACCCGCGTTACCGACGGCGTATTCGTGCCTGGAAAACCGTTGCCAATCTCGTCGGCAACTCTGCAGGTTGGAGACGTAACGCTAAAGCTGAATCCGCAGCTGGACCAAGAATCGTTCATCACGGAGGTCAATCTCACGGAGGGCCCCATCGAAATGAGAACATCATTCTTGGACTCTAACGAAAATGAAATCTGCGGTGCCTACTACGCCTACGTTGAACGGATCCGATAA